GAAAGATCCCTCAATAAAGGTCAGCAGAGAAAAAGATATCTAAAAAGAGGATTTGGTGAAATGAAAGTCATTCTTTATTGAATATAACTCTAGTAAGTCTCTCTCATAACAAGGAGGGGCTTTTTATTTTTTTTACTGTATTTTCAGCGGGATTGTTTAAAAAAGTATGAACAAAATGACTTAATTCAGGAAATCCTCGAAAAAATGCCGGCTCAAAAACAGAGCTGGTTTTTCATCTGAATAGTCAAAACCAATTAAAATTTCATAAAATAAAAATATATAACCGAACCCGTATTTTCATCCCCCTTCATTCCTTTAAAATGCAGAGAGGTTAATAAGGAGTGAGATCATGCACGGTAACAGGCTGTCAGACATAAAAAAACAGGAATGGCATGCGTTTGAAATACTTGAGCACTACCCAAAGTTACAGCAAAGTTGCCAGTTTCTGACCCAAAATAAACATGACGGGGAAGATGTAGTCCAGGATGTGATACTAAAAGCGATGCCGACATCTCATATTGGTGCACTGTTATCTTCTTGGGGTTAGTGCTCCTTGTAATTTCTTTTTAAAATCGGTTAAATAAACTATTTATATTAAGGAAAAAACACTTGGAATTTTTAATTCGGTTGTATTAAAAATTAAACAAACTTGCTCTTCTGTCGCTGTTTTTTCTGCTTTCTGCTCTACTTTGCTCTATAGACACCTGGTGTAACACCATATTTCTTTTTAAAAGCTCTAATAAAATAGTTTGTTTCCATCCCCAGTCTTTCAGCTATTTCATGAACATGCCATTCTGGTTCTTCTTTCAGCAAAAAAATGGCTTTCTCAAAACGTATTTTATTTAAATATTGATAAGGTGTCAGACCGTACATTTTGCGGAAAATTCTTGTGAAATGCTGTGGTGTAAAGCCGGCAAGACTTGATAAGCTTGTCATTTCCAGAGGTTCGTCGTAATGTTCGTGAAGAAGATTTACGATTTTGCGAATGTTTTCGTGAGGTGAATGTTCTGCGCTGTTTATATGGCTTTCGCTGTTCGTTTCTTCCAGCTTTCTCAGTTCCAGCAGGAAAGAGTAAAGACTGACGGATGCATTCATTACGGCATCATTCTCATTTTTCTTTGCAATTTGCCACAGCTTTTCAACATAAGACCAAAGAGATGAAAATGATTTTACAGTCATCACTTTCGGCTGTTTAAGTCCTATATTCTCAAGGATTGGATTTACCGAATTTCCCTCAAACCCAATAAACCCTAATTGCCAGGGCGACTTGGTTAATGGGAAATACTCATGCGCCACTCCGGCAGGTAAAACAAGGACATGCCCCGCCTTTAATTCAAGCTCGCCAAGCCCAAAAATTCGAAATACCCCCGTGCCCTTTTTAGTCAAGAAGACTTGATTCACGGGAAATCCGACGGGCCTGTTCATGTATACCTGATGCTCCCATCCAATTGAATACAAAGTCAACGGTATTCCTTTGTTTTCCCCTCTTGTATTAAGAAAATGAATTGGCAGCATGGCCCTCCTCCTCCGTATGTTCAAAATATCCTATTTATTCGTTTGTTTTGTCCTATAGATTTGTGAAATATTCCATTATGATAAATATAACTAAAGATTATAAATATTTAAATAATTAAAAAGATGTCAATGAGAAGTTGCCGATTCAGTCAATGTGCCTATGATCTGCCGTTACAGAAGGGAGGAACATGTACAACTGAAGGAACAATTGAAACCTTTTTCATGTGTGCCTTTAAGAAAATAGCTGAAGAGTCTCAGCTTGTTTGCAGTAAAATGAAAGCGCTTTAAAAAGTGCTGTTTGATCCTTTTCAGTTCATGTAAGAAGTGTAATTATGACTATTTCAAAAGGAATGATTGCAATGAAGTCAAGGAAGGTTTCAGGAATCGTCATGATCCTTTTTATGTTTTGCGCTGTGATCGGATGTACAAAGCCTGTAAGTACGGAAGATACAGACGCTGATAGCAAGGTTCAGCTTACAATATGGTATTACAATCGATCGATCGATGATGAACTTTTGGCAAGAGTTCAGGAGCAGTTCCCTCATGTTAGATTGAAAACCCAAAAAATTGACAGTGCCACATACAAAACAAAACTTCAAACTACATTGATTGCAAAAAATGGAGCACCGGATATTGTTGCAATGAACGATTGGGTTTCTGAGTTTTTGCCATATCATGATGAGTTTGTAAATCTATTAGATTTAGAAGGTGAAAAGATAAAAGATCAATATCTGGACTGGAAGTGGAATCAGGCGTTAACACCAGATAAAAAGCATTTAATTGCTCTGCCGATGGACATTGGTCCAACCGTTTTATTCTATAGGGAAGATTTATTTAAAGAAGCTGGGCTTCCAACCGACCCGGCTGATGTATCTGCACACCTTTCAACTTGGGATGATTATATAAAAGCTGGAGAACAAATGAAAGCCAAAACCGGAGTCTACATGTTTGATACGATCAACAGAGTGTTCACCCAGCTCACAAGTCAAAGGAAAGATATATTCTTCAATAAATCTGATCAGTTTATAGGGGATGGGCCATCTATTAAAGAAGATTGGGAATATGGCGTGGAAATCCATAAAAAAGGATTAAGCGCAAACTTAGAAAATGGACCTGAATGGAGCGCCGGCATGAACAATGGAAAAGTGGCTTCATTTGTGGGCGCTTCCTGGGAAAAATTAATTCTTCAGGATGCTGCTCCTGATACCGCAGGAAAGTGGCGGGTTGCAAGGGGTCCAGGCGGCGGCGGGAACAATGGAGGTTCATTTATAGGAGTATTAAAAAGCTCAAAGCATCCTAAAGAGGCATATGAGGTCATCAAGTGGCTGATGAATCCTGAAAATCAGCTTCAATCCTATTTGAAAATGGATTTATTCCCTTCAACACCCAGCATATATGATCAACCGGAAATGATTGAGGAAGAATCGTTTTTTGGAGGCCAAAAAACGGTGGAGGTCTTTAGCGAAGCAGCCCGAGATGTTCCAGTAGCATACTATGGCCCTGAGCATTCTACAGCCAGAGCCGCTTTCGATGAACAATTGTTATTGATAGCAAGACAAAATAAAGATCCCGGCAAAGCATGGAAAGATGCATTAGAAAAAATAAAAAGGGAACTTTCACATTAATGATCTGGCTGGACCTATTTAGCATTCTTCATGCAATGGACTGAAGGCTTCTTCAGCAGATTAAAGGAGGGATTAGAAAGGTGGATGGCCCCATGAAAATTGAAAAAACGGAAGCACTTGCACACCCAGCCGTTCCGTTACCTAAAAGCGGCATCTGGCATGATATTTATAAAAATAAAGTATTGTATCTCTTTATATCGCCATTTTATCTTCTCTTTTTAGCATTTGGTTTGTTTCCTGTAATCTTTTCTTTATTTCTTTCATTTCAAAGCTGGGCCGGAATTGGAGAAATGGAGTTTGTCGGGCTAGTCCAATTCCAGTATTTAATAACGGATCCTGTTTTTTGGAAGGCAATTGGAAATACCTTTATTATTTGGTTTTTATCAACCATTCCCATGCTGTTTGGTGCATTGTGCATTGCGTTTTTGCTGAATGTACCCAGTCTCAGATTCAAAGGATTCTACAGAACCGCTTTTTTCTTAACTAATGTTACGTCTATCGTAGCGGTTACCATTATCTTTAAATCTATATTTGGAAATCAGTATGGACTCCTCAATTATATTTTAACCGTGATCGGTCTTGAGCCTGTTCAATGGATGAACTCTGGCATTCTAGTCAAAATTGTGATTGCTTCCATGGTTGTCTGGCGATGGGCCGGTTATAACGCCATTATCTACCTTGCAGGCCTTCAAAGTATTCCAAATACACTTTACGAAGCTGCAAAAATAGATGGTGCGAATTCATATCAAATGTTTTTTCATATCACGATTCCCATGCTTCGGCCTATTATCCTGTTTACAGTTTTAATGACAACAATAGGATCCATGCAGCTGTTCACTGAACCGCAGGTTTTGCTTGGAGATTCTGGGGGCGTTGGAGAGTCGGGCTTAACAATTGCTTTGTACATGTATCAGCAAGGGTTTATCAAGCATGAGTTTGGATATGCAGCAGCCATTTCATGGGCACTCTTTCTAATCATTGCTCTTTTTTCATTATTCAACTGGAAAGTTGTACAGAGGACTGGCGTGAAATCCTAGAAGGGAGAATTAATCTAATGAACCGGATGAAGGCACGGTTAAATAAAATGATCCTGCATCTTATCTTATTAATAGGTGTTTTCATTTCTATCTTTCCTTTTTACTGGCTTGTCGTGATGGCATCAAATAAAACGGGTGACATTCTTGCGTTTCCTCCTAAGCTGACACTTGGCGATGAGCTTTTTGCAAATATCAGTAAGGTCATCGAGAATGTGGACTTCTTTCAGGCTTTTTTAAACACTTTATTTGTGGCTGGAGCTTCAACAGCTGGCATTTTATTCTTTTGTTCACTTGCAGGATTTACGTTCGCAAAGTTCGTGTTTCCCGGAAAAAGAATATTGTTCGGGGGCCTGCTGGTCACAATGATGATTCCTTCGCAGCTTTCATTTATTCCATCTTTTCTTATGGTAGCGGAAATAGGCTGGGCCAGTACGTTTAAAGCGCTGATCATCCCGGGCATCGCCAGTGCTTTTGGGATCTTTTGGATCAAGCAGTTTGCTGAGGAAGCTATCCACGATAGTTTGCTTGATGCGGGAAGACTCGATGGCTGCAGTCCCTTCAGGCTGTATTGGCACATTGCTCTGCCAATTTTGAGACCGGCGCTTGCATTTCTGGGTATTTTCTCTTTTATTGGCAGCTGGAATGACTATTTATGGCCGCTTGTGGCTTTAAATGATCCTGAGAAATTCACGCTGCAAGTTGCTTTATCGCAGTTAAATGGGATATACACAACAGATTACGGGATGATTATGGCAGGTACATTAATGGCCACTCTCCCATTAATCATCTTCTTCATTTTCGTAAGCCGTCAATTTATCTCCGGCATAACAGCTGGTGCCATAAAAGATTAATAGAATTGCTTTAAAGGAGGTGGGGCCTTCACTGAATGATTATTTGGAAGCTCCAGTAGAGGATGAAACCAATTAATAGGGAGGCTATTTTTATGACGTTGAAAATTGGATTTATAGGTACAGGCGGTATTGCAAAATTCCATATCAATAATCTTGCCAAGATAAAAGATGTACAAGTATCAGCCTTATGCGATGTTCAAGTGGAAAGAGCGCAGGCCGAAGCACAGCAATGGCCTGATGCAAAGGCATATGCAAATGTAAACGATATGCTTGACGATCGGAATTTAGACGCCGTTTACATATGTGTTCCTCCTATGGTGCATGGTGAAGCAGAAAAAGCTGTTATTGAGAGAGGTATTCCTTTTCTTGTGGAGAAGCCGCTTGGCATTGATCATAAACAGCCGGAAGATATTTTAAAGCTTGTAGAAGCAAATAAATTGATTACATCTGTAGGGTATCATTGGCGCTATCAGGAAGGAGTTCAAAGAGCACTTTCTATGCTCACTGAACGTAAGGCGGGTATGGCTCTAGGCTACTGGATGGGAGGTATGCCTATGGTACCTTGGTGGAGACTTCAGGAAGGTTCAGGAGGGCAATTTGTTGAACAAACAACCCATATCGTTGATTTATTGCGCTACCTTTGCGGAGAGGTGAAAGAGGTTTATGCCTCCTACGGTAAACGTGTGATGCATGAAAAAGTAAAAGGTACTACCGTTGCTGATGTAGGGACAGTTACATTGACTCTCCATAATGGAATGGTTGCAACAATATCCAACACATGCATGTCTCCTGTTGGACATAAGGTTGGCCTTGACATTTATACAGAACAGGGAGTTTTGGAAATTACCGGATCAGGACTGAAAGAGGTTTCTCCAGGCCGTACTTTTGACTATCATGATAGGAAGAACCCTTATCTTTCGGAAGATGAAGCTTTTATTCAGGCTGTACAAACAGGTGATCCATCCAGTATTTTATCAGATTATAGAGATGCTCTAAAAACGCACAAGGTAACATTGGCAGCGAATGAATCGGCTGAATCCGGAAAACCGGTTTCACTTAAGGAGTTGTCAAGAATATGAAGTTTTCTCTATGTATAGGTGCTTATCAAGGGAAGGATGCTATTTACCATTTAGAGAAAATTAAAGAACATGGTTTTCACGGTTTGGAGTATTACAGCTGGTGGGACCTTGATCTGGAAAAGATCTCAAAAGAACAGGAACGGATTGGTGCAGGCATTATTGCTACTTGCACACGCTATTTTAATTTAGTTGATTCAAGCAGGCGTGCTGAATATTTAGCAGGTTTGAAAGAAACCATTGAAGCATGTAAAATTCTTGGAACTCAATCTATTATTACTCAAACCGGCAATGTTCAGGATGGTGTATCCCGGGAAGTACAGCAGCAGGCAATGATTGAAACATTAAAACAGTGTGCTGTTATGTGTGAGGATGCAGATGTCATTCTTGAAGTTGAACCTTTGAATGGACTTGTTGATCATCAGGGACATTTCCTCCAATATTCAGATGAAGCTGTGTCAATTATTGATAAAGTCGACAGTCCGAATGTTAAATTAGTATTTGATGTGTACCATCAGCAGATTACAGAGGGGAATGTCATTCGAAACGCTACGAAATATGCGGAGCGAATCAGCCATTACCATATTGCTGATAATCCTGGGCGGAATCAGCCTGGTTCTGGAGAACTGAATTATGTCAATATTCTTAAGGCCATTAAAGAAACGGGATACAATGGTTTTGTAGGGTTAGAGTGCGGTTATACGAAAAATACGGATGAAGCTCTAGAAGAATTTTCACAAACCATTCTTAATCAAGTATTTCCATCTGAAGCGGGTGCCAGATAATTGCAATTCACATTAAGAGCTTTTTGGAAACTATCAAACTAGTAAGTCTCTCCCATATAAGGGAGGGGCTTTTTCTTTATTTTTGCCGGTATTTCAGCCTGAATGTAAAAATAGTATGAACATAATAACAAATTTCGATGAAACTTTACATAAAACTAAAACTCTTTTACACTGCCTTAACCATCCCAACTTGTTGATAAGTTACATTTAATACAGTGAGTGAAAAGGAAAGGGGGCAGCAGAATGAAGGTTCAGGATGAGGCGATTTTGCACTTGCAGATTGCGGAGTCGATTATTGAAAAAATACGCAGCGGGGAGTATAGGGAAAGCGAAAAAATCCCTTCTGAAAATGAGCTTTGCCGTCAATTTCATGTGAATCGTCATGTGGTGAGGCAGGCGATTGCGAGAATGACTAATCTTGGGTGGGTGACGCCTGTGCAGGGAAAGGGCTGCTATATTAATCGAATCATGAAACCTGTTCAATATGTTCTGTCCTCTCAAACCAGATTCTCTGAAAATATGTCAAATCAAGGCGTTCCGCATAAAAGCAAGCTTCTTCATTGGGAGGCAGGATTGCCTTCAGAAGAGGAGCGCACCCATTTACAGCTGAAAAAAAATGAAACTGTCTATCGTTTAGAAATCTTGAGATATGTAGATGACACACCAATGTCCGTAACGACGACTGTGTTTCCAGAAGCAGAAGTTCCTGGACTTGAAAACTATTTTGAAGGATTTCATTCTTTGTACGGGCTGCTTGAAACATACTATCAGTTTCGGCCAGTGCGAAGCAAATCCATCTTTCATGCGAGTCTTCCATTTTTGAAAGATGCAAAAGTACTGCGCATTCCTGAAAGCGTGCCAATCGTGCAAATTGAAAGTCTGATGAACCATCCAGGCGGTTCACCGCTTGAATACAGCGTTGCAAGAGTCCGAAGCGACATGCATAGATGTCTGATCGAATTTTAAGGGGGTGTTGTCTGCATTTCTTAAAGCTTTGCGTTTTCTGAATTCGTTATCCACCAAACTAAAACAAGTTAAAAGGAGAATCTTCAATGAAAAAATGGTTTGTTCTTATGTTCCTGTTTAGTTTTGCGGCAATTTTGTCTGCCTGCTCGGCTGACGCACAAAGCGGAAGCGGCGGCAGTGATGATACGCTGACGATTGCCTGGTATCCTAATGAATCCGGGGCTGATTTAAAAGGTGCACGCGAGGAAATCGGTAAAGTGGTTGAAGAAGCAACCGGCAAAAAAGTTGAGCACAAAACGACGACAGATTACATTATTGCAATTGAATCGATTGCAAATGGAAATGCAGATATCGCATTTATGGGAGCGCAAGGCTACATCGAAGCTAATGCTAAAAACGATAAAGTACAGCCGCTGGTTGTTCCAAGCGGTGCATCAGGCACAATCGACGATGCTGTTTATCACAGCTGGCTGGCTGTACAAAAAGAAAAGGCAGAGTCATATAAAGACGGCGGAGAATTCAAGATTGATGAAATCAAAGATAAAAAGTTTTCATTTGTCTCAAACAGCTCTACTTCTGGTTTTAAAGTACCTTCAGACGGCATTGTTTCCTACTTCAGCAAAATGGACGAGTACAAAGATCTTAAAGCAGAAGACCTGCTAGAAGGCGGAAAGTTTTTCAGCGAGGTTCAATATGGCGGTTCCCATCAAGGGTCTGCAGTGAATTTACTGACAGGAAAATCAGATGCAGCAGCTTTTTGTGATACTTGTGTTCAAAACTATGTAGAGCTGTCTGAAGGTGATGAGAATACTGCAGGATCGGTTTACAAAGTCAAAGAGGATGCAGCGGAGCCATTTAATACAGTCCCTGGTAAAGAGTTCACATTGATTTCTGTCACACCGGTATTGAATGCACCATTTACAGTCAATACAGAAACAGTCAGTGAAGAAGATATCAAATCTCTTAAAGAAACCTTTACCTCTGATGAAATGGCAAGCAATGAGAACATTTTCGTTCCGGAAGATTCAGAGACTTCAGGCTTATTCTACAAAACGGACAAAGAAAGGTTCCTTGAAGTAGAAGATGCATGGTTTGATCCGATCCGTGAATTATCTAAATAAATCATGAAGAAGAGGGAGATAACAATGAAAGCGTTGCTTCAGTTAAACGGAGTATCTAAGCAGTATGGGAAAGATACGAAGGCGTTATCAGATGTTACCTTCTCTGTAAACGAAGGAGAGTTTGTTTCCATTATCGGTCCATCCGGGGCGGGGAAATCGACGCTCCTTCGCTGCATCAACAGAATGATTGATGCAACAGAAGGAGAAATACTATTTGATCAAACAAATTTGAATTCTTTAGGAAAGCGGGATTTACGAAAAGCGAGAACGAAAATGGGTATGATTTTTCAGCATTATAATCTTGTGAACCGTTTAAGTGTGATTGAAAATGTTTTGCATGGACGACTTGGATATAAATCTGTTTTAGCAGGGATGTTTGGCGTATACAAGGAAGATGAAAAGAAGGAAGCATTAAAAATTCTTCAAGCATTGGGACTTGGCGATCAAATTTATAAGAGATGTGATCAGCTGAGCGGAGGGCAGAAACAGCGTGTCGGCATTGCAAGAGCCTTGATTCAGGATCCGAGACTGCTGCTTTGTGATGAACCGATAGCGTCCCTGGATCCAAATGCATCTAAAATTATTATGGATCATTTGAAAACAATCTCAACATCAATGGGAATTACGGTCCTTGTCAATTTGCATCAGGTAGATGTGGCTTTAGCCTATTCCGATCGCATCATTGGCGTCAGCAAGGGAAAGGTTGTATACGATGGCCCTCCGAAAAATATCACGAATGAACAAATACACAGTATTTATGGCTCAGAAGCGGGAGAATTGATTATGGATGCAGGTGGACGCAATGCAGGGTAACTTCTTTTTGAAAAAACGAATTCAATCTGCAATGATCCTGGCTGTCCTTTTATCAGTCACATACGGGGCGATGATGATTACGCAGTTTAATTTGCAAGATGGGTTATCCTCCATTCCAAAAGCGATTATATGGGGATTTTCAAATTTTTATCCAACAAGTGAATCATTAGAAAATCTTCCTTCTATCTTTGATAAGTTAATTGAAACGTTGCTCATTTCCATTGCAGCAGCATCTGTGGCATCCGTGCTTGCCGTATTCTTTGCTATTGCAGGTTCGAAAACAACCAAAGTAAACGGTTTGTTTGCAGGCGTGAGCAGAGGTATTGCTACCCTATTCAGGAATATCGATGTTGCTGCCTGGGCCATGATTTTGCTTTTTTCCTTTGGACAAAGCTCGCTGACAGGGTACTTTGCTTTAT
The window above is part of the Metabacillus dongyingensis genome. Proteins encoded here:
- a CDS encoding ABC transporter substrate-binding protein, which codes for MTISKGMIAMKSRKVSGIVMILFMFCAVIGCTKPVSTEDTDADSKVQLTIWYYNRSIDDELLARVQEQFPHVRLKTQKIDSATYKTKLQTTLIAKNGAPDIVAMNDWVSEFLPYHDEFVNLLDLEGEKIKDQYLDWKWNQALTPDKKHLIALPMDIGPTVLFYREDLFKEAGLPTDPADVSAHLSTWDDYIKAGEQMKAKTGVYMFDTINRVFTQLTSQRKDIFFNKSDQFIGDGPSIKEDWEYGVEIHKKGLSANLENGPEWSAGMNNGKVASFVGASWEKLILQDAAPDTAGKWRVARGPGGGGNNGGSFIGVLKSSKHPKEAYEVIKWLMNPENQLQSYLKMDLFPSTPSIYDQPEMIEEESFFGGQKTVEVFSEAARDVPVAYYGPEHSTARAAFDEQLLLIARQNKDPGKAWKDALEKIKRELSH
- a CDS encoding TIM barrel protein, whose translation is MKFSLCIGAYQGKDAIYHLEKIKEHGFHGLEYYSWWDLDLEKISKEQERIGAGIIATCTRYFNLVDSSRRAEYLAGLKETIEACKILGTQSIITQTGNVQDGVSREVQQQAMIETLKQCAVMCEDADVILEVEPLNGLVDHQGHFLQYSDEAVSIIDKVDSPNVKLVFDVYHQQITEGNVIRNATKYAERISHYHIADNPGRNQPGSGELNYVNILKAIKETGYNGFVGLECGYTKNTDEALEEFSQTILNQVFPSEAGAR
- a CDS encoding AraC family transcriptional regulator gives rise to the protein MLPIHFLNTRGENKGIPLTLYSIGWEHQVYMNRPVGFPVNQVFLTKKGTGVFRIFGLGELELKAGHVLVLPAGVAHEYFPLTKSPWQLGFIGFEGNSVNPILENIGLKQPKVMTVKSFSSLWSYVEKLWQIAKKNENDAVMNASVSLYSFLLELRKLEETNSESHINSAEHSPHENIRKIVNLLHEHYDEPLEMTSLSSLAGFTPQHFTRIFRKMYGLTPYQYLNKIRFEKAIFLLKEEPEWHVHEIAERLGMETNYFIRAFKKKYGVTPGVYRAK
- a CDS encoding PhnD/SsuA/transferrin family substrate-binding protein — encoded protein: MKKWFVLMFLFSFAAILSACSADAQSGSGGSDDTLTIAWYPNESGADLKGAREEIGKVVEEATGKKVEHKTTTDYIIAIESIANGNADIAFMGAQGYIEANAKNDKVQPLVVPSGASGTIDDAVYHSWLAVQKEKAESYKDGGEFKIDEIKDKKFSFVSNSSTSGFKVPSDGIVSYFSKMDEYKDLKAEDLLEGGKFFSEVQYGGSHQGSAVNLLTGKSDAAAFCDTCVQNYVELSEGDENTAGSVYKVKEDAAEPFNTVPGKEFTLISVTPVLNAPFTVNTETVSEEDIKSLKETFTSDEMASNENIFVPEDSETSGLFYKTDKERFLEVEDAWFDPIRELSK
- a CDS encoding carbohydrate ABC transporter permease — encoded protein: MKIEKTEALAHPAVPLPKSGIWHDIYKNKVLYLFISPFYLLFLAFGLFPVIFSLFLSFQSWAGIGEMEFVGLVQFQYLITDPVFWKAIGNTFIIWFLSTIPMLFGALCIAFLLNVPSLRFKGFYRTAFFLTNVTSIVAVTIIFKSIFGNQYGLLNYILTVIGLEPVQWMNSGILVKIVIASMVVWRWAGYNAIIYLAGLQSIPNTLYEAAKIDGANSYQMFFHITIPMLRPIILFTVLMTTIGSMQLFTEPQVLLGDSGGVGESGLTIALYMYQQGFIKHEFGYAAAISWALFLIIALFSLFNWKVVQRTGVKS
- the phnF gene encoding phosphonate metabolism transcriptional regulator PhnF, translated to MKVQDEAILHLQIAESIIEKIRSGEYRESEKIPSENELCRQFHVNRHVVRQAIARMTNLGWVTPVQGKGCYINRIMKPVQYVLSSQTRFSENMSNQGVPHKSKLLHWEAGLPSEEERTHLQLKKNETVYRLEILRYVDDTPMSVTTTVFPEAEVPGLENYFEGFHSLYGLLETYYQFRPVRSKSIFHASLPFLKDAKVLRIPESVPIVQIESLMNHPGGSPLEYSVARVRSDMHRCLIEF
- a CDS encoding ABC transporter permease subunit, encoding MQGNFFLKKRIQSAMILAVLLSVTYGAMMITQFNLQDGLSSIPKAIIWGFSNFYPTSESLENLPSIFDKLIETLLISIAAASVASVLAVFFAIAGSKTTKVNGLFAGVSRGIATLFRNIDVAAWAMILLFSFGQSSLTGYFALFFVSFGFLTRAFMETIDEVGHGAVEALQATGAGYFTVIIHSVIPASLPQMISWVLFMIETNIRSATLVGILTGTGIGFSFDLYYKSLNYSSASLVVLLIVVSILLIEAVSNYVRRVIL
- a CDS encoding Gfo/Idh/MocA family protein, producing MTLKIGFIGTGGIAKFHINNLAKIKDVQVSALCDVQVERAQAEAQQWPDAKAYANVNDMLDDRNLDAVYICVPPMVHGEAEKAVIERGIPFLVEKPLGIDHKQPEDILKLVEANKLITSVGYHWRYQEGVQRALSMLTERKAGMALGYWMGGMPMVPWWRLQEGSGGQFVEQTTHIVDLLRYLCGEVKEVYASYGKRVMHEKVKGTTVADVGTVTLTLHNGMVATISNTCMSPVGHKVGLDIYTEQGVLEITGSGLKEVSPGRTFDYHDRKNPYLSEDEAFIQAVQTGDPSSILSDYRDALKTHKVTLAANESAESGKPVSLKELSRI
- the phnC gene encoding phosphonate ABC transporter ATP-binding protein, translated to MKALLQLNGVSKQYGKDTKALSDVTFSVNEGEFVSIIGPSGAGKSTLLRCINRMIDATEGEILFDQTNLNSLGKRDLRKARTKMGMIFQHYNLVNRLSVIENVLHGRLGYKSVLAGMFGVYKEDEKKEALKILQALGLGDQIYKRCDQLSGGQKQRVGIARALIQDPRLLLCDEPIASLDPNASKIIMDHLKTISTSMGITVLVNLHQVDVALAYSDRIIGVSKGKVVYDGPPKNITNEQIHSIYGSEAGELIMDAGGRNAG
- a CDS encoding carbohydrate ABC transporter permease, translating into MKARLNKMILHLILLIGVFISIFPFYWLVVMASNKTGDILAFPPKLTLGDELFANISKVIENVDFFQAFLNTLFVAGASTAGILFFCSLAGFTFAKFVFPGKRILFGGLLVTMMIPSQLSFIPSFLMVAEIGWASTFKALIIPGIASAFGIFWIKQFAEEAIHDSLLDAGRLDGCSPFRLYWHIALPILRPALAFLGIFSFIGSWNDYLWPLVALNDPEKFTLQVALSQLNGIYTTDYGMIMAGTLMATLPLIIFFIFVSRQFISGITAGAIKD